From the genome of Kosmotoga arenicorallina S304, one region includes:
- a CDS encoding sugar phosphate isomerase/epimerase family protein: MRPVTIFTGQWADLPFEEMCRLASEWGYDGLEIACWGDHLDPKKAASDDGYVREKKEILARYNLNVWAIGNHLAGQLVGSRNTKRFEVFAPKETHGNPEKMRQWAIEEMKATAIAAKALGAEVVTGFMGSTIWEAWYSFPPVSDEFINNGFKYVADLWDPILKVFEENNVKFALEVHPTEIAFDYYTAEKLLTYIDRPSFGFNFDPSHLHWQGVKPHLFIYDFADRIFHVHMKDATVNLDGKTGILGSHITFGDHRRGWNFVSLGHGDVDFEKIIRALNDIGYTGPLSVEWEDSGMDRLHGAKEALEFVRRIDFPKSQLAFDDSMKND; this comes from the coding sequence ATGCGCCCGGTTACAATCTTTACGGGTCAGTGGGCTGACTTACCCTTTGAAGAAATGTGTCGACTTGCTTCAGAATGGGGTTATGACGGGCTTGAAATAGCCTGCTGGGGTGACCACCTTGATCCCAAAAAAGCTGCAAGCGATGATGGTTATGTAAGGGAAAAGAAAGAAATACTAGCAAGATATAACTTGAATGTATGGGCTATTGGTAACCATCTTGCCGGGCAGTTAGTGGGTAGCAGGAATACAAAGCGCTTTGAGGTATTTGCGCCAAAAGAAACTCATGGAAATCCTGAAAAAATGAGGCAATGGGCAATTGAAGAAATGAAAGCAACTGCCATTGCTGCAAAGGCTCTTGGAGCTGAAGTTGTAACAGGGTTTATGGGTTCTACTATCTGGGAAGCCTGGTATTCTTTCCCGCCTGTTTCGGATGAATTCATAAATAATGGGTTCAAATATGTGGCGGATCTCTGGGATCCAATACTGAAAGTATTTGAAGAAAATAACGTTAAATTTGCTTTAGAAGTACACCCTACTGAAATTGCCTTTGATTATTACACCGCAGAAAAACTCCTGACTTATATTGATAGACCATCTTTTGGATTTAATTTTGATCCCAGCCATCTACACTGGCAGGGTGTAAAGCCACACCTCTTTATTTATGACTTTGCCGATAGAATTTTCCATGTGCATATGAAAGACGCTACAGTAAACCTTGATGGAAAAACTGGAATTCTTGGTTCGCATATTACTTTCGGTGATCATAGAAGGGGCTGGAATTTTGTTTCTCTTGGACACGGCGATGTTGACTTTGAAAAGATAATCAGAGCATTAAACGATATTGGCTACACGGGTCCTTTATCAGTTGAATGGGAAGATTCAGGTATGGATAGGCTCCATGGAGCAAAAGAGGCACTGGAATTTGTGCGAAGGATAGACTTCCCGAAGTCTCAACTTGCTTTTGATGATTCAATGAAAAATGATTGA
- a CDS encoding ROK family protein, whose translation MVRAKHNYKNLAKINRKLVLNLLRRESLTNRKALAKLSGLDPSTITKIIREFMNRNLCIETQPEISGKVGRRTIGLKLSKNAYKSVVVRVGVQVTEVAVGYFDGSIEHVDTVRSVNNIGKFVEKIRKTVYPIVEKIDPERFLGISISIPGMVDIENNYIIDVPHLGWRDVDLSEHLEGNIPIYIDNEANLSIIAEKWKNPLIKPTENVVFVYLSEGIGCGVIINGQIYRGTFFNAGELGHMTIDFNGKECYCGNRGCWETLASTEAIVREYERKIAKLEGSSYNDKFTSLISLSENNENALAFLKKEEAYLTAGITNIVNGLSPEYIILGGWGSILSDESVRRIENKVNSMVLHTAKNKIKIMKSLLDSKEQGLAAITGAALMIVDRSLENII comes from the coding sequence ATGGTTAGAGCCAAACACAATTACAAAAACCTGGCAAAAATAAACAGAAAGCTCGTTCTGAACCTTTTACGCAGAGAATCGTTGACAAACAGAAAAGCTCTGGCAAAACTCTCGGGGCTCGATCCCAGCACAATAACGAAAATAATTAGGGAGTTTATGAACCGAAACCTTTGTATAGAGACACAGCCGGAAATTTCCGGAAAAGTGGGGCGACGGACAATCGGTTTGAAGTTATCCAAGAATGCATATAAATCGGTTGTTGTAAGAGTAGGCGTTCAAGTAACAGAAGTCGCAGTGGGTTACTTTGACGGTTCCATTGAACATGTTGATACTGTAAGAAGTGTCAATAATATCGGCAAATTTGTCGAAAAAATAAGAAAGACAGTCTATCCAATTGTAGAAAAAATCGATCCCGAAAGGTTTCTGGGAATATCTATATCAATTCCGGGTATGGTTGATATCGAAAACAATTACATAATCGATGTCCCACATCTGGGTTGGAGAGATGTAGATCTTTCTGAGCATCTGGAAGGTAATATCCCTATTTATATAGACAACGAAGCAAACCTATCAATAATCGCTGAGAAATGGAAGAACCCACTAATAAAGCCAACTGAAAATGTGGTTTTTGTTTATCTGTCTGAAGGAATTGGATGTGGTGTGATTATTAACGGGCAAATTTACAGAGGGACTTTTTTCAACGCCGGGGAACTCGGGCACATGACAATAGATTTCAACGGCAAGGAATGCTATTGCGGAAACAGAGGGTGCTGGGAAACTCTCGCTTCCACTGAAGCTATTGTCCGTGAGTACGAAAGAAAAATTGCAAAGCTTGAGGGTTCAAGTTATAACGATAAATTCACTTCGCTCATTTCACTATCTGAAAATAACGAAAATGCCCTTGCGTTCCTAAAAAAAGAAGAAGCTTATTTGACGGCCGGCATAACAAATATTGTAAATGGCTTAAGTCCGGAATACATAATATTGGGTGGTTGGGGCTCCATCCTGAGTGATGAATCCGTAAGACGTATTGAAAATAAAGTAAATAGCATGGTACTTCATACCGCAAAAAACAAAATCAAGATAATGAAAAGCCTTTTGGATAGCAAAGAACAGGGTTTAGCAGCAATAACAGGCGCGGCTCTGATGATTGTTGACCGAAGCCTTGAAAACATAATATGA
- the xylB gene encoding xylulokinase, whose protein sequence is MLFAGIDVGTSSVKAILVDNNGNIVAKKSVSLSLQTPRPGWSEQDPNEWWSATVTVLKEVIAEAREPISTLAVSGQMHSLVVLDSSRRVLHPSILWCDQRTKRQCEELTDRYGGEEKVIKALGNPILTGFTAPKILWMKENESEIYQRARYFMLPKDFIIFKLTGSITTEPSDASGTSIYSPISGKYDEKILDILGIDERRLPAVISSGEAVGKINAMEFSELSDTVVVQGGADNAAAAYGCGVETSGDTMVSLGTSGTVVTVLDKPVADFKHGVHLFNHVKKNVFYHMAVILSATNSLNWTLKRFSINMPFSEIEKMASSKNVGANGVIFLPYLNGERTPHRNPSARGVFFGLSSFNDTGDLLRAVYEGVAYALRDGYESILKLGDQINMVKIVGGGSKSKLWPQIISDNFNKAIQRISVDEGAAYGVARLAAESHGVNTSNWIKITDSIKPYQENAMRYNSFIELYRKLYTSLKERFQELDELYKEG, encoded by the coding sequence GTGTTATTTGCAGGTATCGATGTTGGTACTTCATCGGTAAAAGCCATATTAGTTGACAACAACGGGAATATCGTTGCAAAGAAGAGTGTTTCTTTATCCCTTCAAACACCAAGACCGGGTTGGTCGGAGCAAGACCCCAATGAATGGTGGAGCGCAACAGTTACTGTATTAAAAGAAGTTATTGCAGAAGCACGCGAACCTATTTCGACACTGGCTGTTAGCGGGCAAATGCACAGCCTTGTTGTTCTTGATTCTTCCAGGAGGGTTTTGCATCCTTCAATTCTCTGGTGTGACCAGCGGACAAAAAGGCAATGCGAAGAATTGACTGATAGATACGGTGGAGAAGAGAAGGTAATTAAAGCTTTAGGCAACCCTATTTTGACCGGGTTCACCGCCCCAAAAATATTATGGATGAAAGAAAATGAGTCTGAGATATATCAAAGAGCCCGCTACTTTATGTTACCGAAGGATTTTATAATCTTCAAACTAACTGGAAGCATAACCACAGAGCCTTCTGATGCCTCAGGAACGAGTATATATTCACCGATTTCTGGCAAATATGACGAGAAGATACTGGATATCCTGGGAATTGACGAAAGAAGGTTGCCAGCTGTAATTAGTTCTGGTGAGGCTGTTGGGAAAATAAATGCGATGGAGTTCAGTGAATTATCCGATACTGTTGTTGTACAAGGCGGCGCGGACAATGCAGCAGCCGCATATGGCTGTGGCGTTGAAACATCGGGTGACACAATGGTCAGCCTTGGAACTTCGGGCACTGTGGTTACTGTATTGGATAAACCGGTGGCTGATTTCAAACACGGTGTACATCTCTTCAACCACGTGAAGAAAAATGTTTTCTACCATATGGCTGTAATCCTTTCTGCTACTAATTCGCTAAATTGGACTTTGAAAAGATTTTCCATAAATATGCCTTTTTCTGAAATTGAGAAAATGGCTTCTTCAAAAAACGTCGGGGCAAATGGAGTTATTTTCCTCCCTTACCTGAATGGTGAAAGAACCCCGCATAGAAATCCATCAGCTCGGGGTGTTTTCTTTGGGCTTTCCTCGTTTAATGATACCGGTGATTTATTGAGAGCTGTATATGAAGGGGTTGCTTATGCTTTGAGAGATGGATATGAATCGATTTTAAAACTTGGTGATCAAATTAACATGGTTAAGATCGTTGGTGGAGGCTCTAAAAGCAAATTGTGGCCTCAAATTATTTCGGACAATTTCAACAAGGCGATACAAAGAATATCAGTTGATGAAGGCGCCGCATATGGGGTTGCAAGGCTCGCAGCAGAAAGCCATGGGGTCAACACATCTAACTGGATAAAGATTACAGATAGTATTAAACCTTATCAGGAGAATGCGATGCGTTACAACAGCTTTATAGAGCTATATAGAAAGTTATACACATCGTTGAAAGAGAGATTTCAGGAGTTGGATGAATTATATAAGGAGGGATAA
- a CDS encoding Gfo/Idh/MocA family protein produces the protein MIQGHFFEEGKKLKYGMVGGGPGSFIGPVHRAAIAMNGQAQIVAGSFSPIFEETLMTAKELGISEDRAYKSFEEMAEKEAQRDDGIDFVSITVPNYLHYKVAKAFLEKGINVVCEKPLCFTIEEAEELMDLAAKNDVEFMVTYTYTGYPMVREARELVRKNILGDIRLIIAEYPQGWLAEPIEKEGQTQASWRTDPKYAGISNCVGDIGTHIENLAHFITNLEITSLSARLETFVEGRRLDDNAFILLKYENNASGSYWPSQVAIGNENGLKIRIYGTKGSLEWEQEHPNFLKLSLIGEPLKILSRGNDYLSESAQMYTRLPSGHPEGYFEAFANLYRSFCNKLSAKKTGEKSDELFPTVIDGARGVKFVHDCVKSSNKGGEWIDASFKIGGED, from the coding sequence ATGATTCAGGGTCATTTTTTTGAAGAAGGGAAAAAACTTAAATATGGAATGGTTGGAGGAGGCCCCGGTTCTTTCATAGGGCCAGTTCATAGGGCTGCAATTGCTATGAATGGACAGGCACAAATAGTCGCCGGCTCCTTCTCACCGATTTTTGAAGAAACGCTTATGACAGCTAAAGAACTGGGTATATCCGAAGACAGAGCGTATAAATCGTTCGAAGAGATGGCTGAAAAAGAGGCCCAACGTGATGATGGAATAGATTTCGTATCCATAACAGTCCCGAATTACTTGCATTATAAAGTTGCAAAAGCTTTTCTGGAAAAGGGAATAAATGTAGTATGCGAAAAGCCGTTGTGTTTCACTATTGAAGAGGCTGAGGAACTAATGGATTTAGCGGCAAAAAATGATGTTGAATTCATGGTCACCTATACTTACACCGGATACCCCATGGTTAGAGAAGCGCGTGAGCTTGTTCGAAAAAATATCCTTGGTGATATACGGCTAATAATAGCTGAATACCCTCAAGGATGGCTTGCCGAACCAATTGAAAAAGAGGGTCAGACACAGGCCAGCTGGAGAACGGATCCTAAATATGCAGGAATCTCCAATTGTGTTGGGGATATTGGAACACATATAGAAAATCTCGCACATTTCATAACAAATCTTGAAATCACCTCGCTTTCAGCAAGGCTGGAAACTTTCGTTGAAGGCAGGAGACTCGACGACAACGCTTTCATATTGCTCAAATATGAAAACAATGCAAGTGGAAGTTACTGGCCTTCACAGGTAGCAATCGGGAATGAAAATGGCTTGAAAATAAGGATATACGGTACCAAAGGTTCTCTCGAATGGGAACAGGAGCATCCCAACTTTTTGAAGCTATCTTTGATAGGAGAACCGCTAAAAATACTTTCAAGAGGGAACGATTACCTTTCAGAATCTGCCCAAATGTATACAAGATTGCCATCGGGGCATCCCGAAGGATATTTTGAAGCTTTTGCTAACCTATACAGAAGCTTCTGTAATAAGCTATCAGCCAAAAAAACCGGGGAAAAGTCTGATGAGTTATTCCCTACAGTTATTGATGGAGCACGTGGCGTTAAATTTGTTCATGATTGTGTAAAGAGCAGCAACAAAGGTGGAGAATGGATAGATGCTTCTTTCAAAATTGGAGGTGAAGATTAA
- a CDS encoding sugar ABC transporter ATP-binding protein: protein MDNNIILKTKGIAKEFSGVRVLNNINIEIESGEIFGIIGENGAGKSTFVKILTGIYTPTEGKIYFNGEEIQLETPLDARNAGITMIPQEFNLINDLNVYENIFLGNERKNRILLNKKEMIRRTEELLSELKVSIPATERIDKLSVAQKQMVEIAKALAFDSKLLILDEPTTVLTRREIDILFGIMRQLKSRGVTMIYISHKLSEVKEICDRVMVLRDGEMITIEHTDDIDEKEMARSMIGRELSQVFPEKVVPKDNTVLEVEKLSSADGLLKDISFDLKEGEILGFAGLVGAGRTELAEALIGIRKRKHGSIIIKGKACNIKSPADALKHGIAYLSEDRQGIGILTNFDIPSNITLPSLKHYLRGILINKKKEQEKTAQYIKRFNIRAASLKSKLEYLSGGNQQKVSLAKSLDTGPEIFIIDEPTRGIDVNAKREIYFFINELVQTGISCIVISSELEEIIGLCNRVVVMREGKITGILEGEHINEEEIMFHATGLKGVA, encoded by the coding sequence GTGGATAATAACATCATCCTGAAGACAAAGGGAATTGCAAAGGAATTTTCAGGTGTTAGAGTCTTAAACAACATAAATATAGAGATAGAATCAGGAGAAATCTTTGGCATTATAGGTGAAAACGGTGCCGGAAAATCCACCTTTGTCAAAATACTCACTGGCATTTACACTCCGACAGAGGGAAAAATTTATTTTAATGGAGAAGAGATCCAGCTCGAAACGCCATTAGATGCCCGTAATGCCGGGATCACAATGATTCCTCAGGAATTCAATCTAATAAATGACCTGAATGTGTACGAAAACATTTTCCTGGGGAATGAAAGAAAAAACAGAATTTTGCTGAATAAAAAAGAGATGATTAGAAGAACCGAAGAGCTCCTCTCTGAACTTAAAGTTAGCATCCCCGCTACGGAAAGAATTGACAAATTAAGTGTCGCACAAAAACAAATGGTGGAGATTGCAAAAGCCCTTGCCTTTGATTCTAAACTGCTTATCCTCGATGAACCTACAACTGTTCTCACACGGCGCGAAATCGACATACTTTTTGGAATTATGCGACAATTAAAATCCCGCGGGGTGACGATGATATACATTTCTCACAAACTTAGCGAAGTCAAAGAAATTTGCGATCGTGTGATGGTTCTCAGAGATGGCGAAATGATAACAATTGAGCATACAGATGATATTGACGAAAAAGAAATGGCCAGAAGCATGATAGGAAGAGAATTGTCACAGGTATTTCCTGAAAAAGTTGTCCCGAAAGACAATACTGTCCTCGAAGTTGAAAAATTGAGCAGTGCCGATGGCCTTCTTAAAGATATTTCCTTTGACTTGAAAGAAGGGGAAATACTGGGTTTTGCCGGTCTCGTCGGTGCAGGAAGAACGGAGCTTGCAGAGGCATTAATAGGAATCAGAAAGAGAAAGCATGGAAGTATAATTATCAAAGGTAAAGCATGCAACATAAAGAGCCCTGCTGATGCGTTGAAGCATGGTATTGCGTATCTTTCAGAAGACAGACAGGGAATCGGTATATTGACAAACTTTGATATCCCTTCTAACATCACACTTCCGTCATTAAAACATTATTTGCGAGGAATTCTCATAAACAAAAAGAAGGAACAGGAGAAAACCGCTCAGTACATCAAACGCTTTAATATCAGAGCAGCTTCTTTGAAATCCAAATTGGAGTACCTGAGTGGTGGAAATCAGCAAAAGGTTTCCCTTGCAAAATCCCTGGACACCGGCCCTGAAATTTTCATCATAGATGAGCCCACAAGAGGAATAGATGTTAATGCAAAAAGAGAGATCTATTTCTTTATCAACGAGCTTGTTCAAACAGGAATTTCCTGCATAGTAATCTCATCAGAATTGGAGGAAATCATAGGGCTTTGTAACAGAGTGGTTGTGATGCGTGAGGGAAAAATCACCGGAATTCTTGAAGGCGAACATATAAATGAAGAAGAGATAATGTTCCATGCCACCGGTTTGAAGGGAGTTGCATAA